The window TTTCCTGTAAATTTGAATAGAAActattaaaagcaaataaacaaaaattaacctaTTATAGCCATAATCCCACATAAATTTACTCACCCTCCGATCAAAGATacaacaattgtttttttttaattaaaaaacttaccttTCTCATATTTTCTCGTATAACCCGACCTGAAAATCCAAAGAATTTCCCGctcagaaaaactcaatttcccGCTCGAAACTTTATAATATACACGAGAAGAAGAGAGACAAACGACGGACGATGTGTGGCGACCGACGTCGAAACGACAACTGTACAGCGTCGCGACGCTCCTATTTGAGCGTCTTATCCGACCCGTATACGCATGTCTGGTACagttaatttacattttttcggATCAGCTGTTTGTACAGCCAACAAGGGAACCTAGGACAACGTTCTCaccctcaaattcatcctcaggaaatGCTCTATTATGGTGtaaaaaactatcaaaatattttgagtgATTCCTGAGTAATGCCCAAAAATGTCAAAGAATAAATTCTTGATGGGGCACTTTAAGCGTTTTTGGACCTTGGCGAACAAAATTGGCTCTAACTTAAGACAGTTTTTGAAGTACAAAAATCGTTCCTATATGTAATTTATGAATCATATACACTGAGCCAATAAAACGTCATTGAACgttatattggaatttttaatgtttcacggaatattaaaaaatgctttcttAAAGtctaagtaataataataataataatacttctttatttgctcaaatacatccaacagcttagcatcgtcaaaaggtatagactgtcaaacgccaataatacagtgcacaaagggagacattaatctatcagagttttacctacataacatagcaaataaaaaaaaaaaaattaaacaaaatacaattttggttcgcatcagaaatgctcacaagtatgtatgaaacatttgttataCAGGTATAAAAGTATAGTAttcgataaattttgatagactaggttaaagactattgtagaattcgtccaatgagtatggacagatctccaaaatcaggtttttcgttacttgcttaaatctatttaaatgtagttgttttgtggtttcgggtattgcattaaaaagttttatggcattAGTCATATAGCCCTTATGGGTCAGACTAAGCCTGTGTTGTGGAAGTAAAAGATTTCCCCCATGTCTGGTGTCATATAAGTGCCTACTATTTACTgtgctaaatctaaaagagtATGTTCTGGCAAATATCAGACATTGGTGAATGTATAGGCCAGGCATTgtcttgatttttaaatttttgaataaaggtctacaactatctgttggttttttgttttctagaattCTGAGTGCCGATTTTTGCAACTTAAATGCTCTCTGCCAGTCAGCCGAGTTACCCCAAATAACAGTCCATATGACAACTTTGATTGAAGTAGTCACAGGTGTCAAATGCATTAGGTTTCTAATGCAATAAGACAAGAGTAccctttttatgtaaaaatgtcggttctttttaattttactatccaaataattaaaaagtaaccagaaaaaaaattatgacatttttatttttgccgaCCATTAGTTTTaatcgaccctgtatacattctagcataaaatgttataaaatcagttagtaataataacagtagtatatgataaaaatttcgaaaaacaaCGACCAGgcgttttgaaaatattaacaaaaaacgaTCTTCAataagaattataaaacaccctgtaacatgaaaacgattcacttttcaagattcctttatatgaagtttttgtcttatttttagacaaagatgcgactggtaaaatattgcgatgtaatttcgggacaccctgtatatacgaaaaacagtgattttttagaagaatttcttcaaatatttgaggtgtagtaatcgagtttaaaaactgaATATGTTAATTccctatcaatttttttaaatgtcgatattttctcccttgtgtaaacagaatcgtaaacgatatacgtatattctacagtgtaataaatatgccttaaccatatacggttgaaaaatataccaaaaccaaaaatctactaaaaaaatcatgtaacaataaatacatatttaacgataataatatatgatgcttgggaaaatttaaataattattcatctAGGCTATGGATTTTTGTGTAAATGAATTAGGGAGCTAAGGGTAGGATGATGTGTATtcatttgtatattttgttagtgtagttcattttttgttataatacttaacatatattttatttaacattttttttaaagcaataaggaGCACATGCAGATATTCGGTAATCTAGGTGCATAATTCGAAAGTTTCGTATGTCTATCTAGAGAACAGGAAGCAGTGTGTCTGCGTTAGAGGCCCTTGCGGAACTGAGGTGTCCTCTCGATTTAAGATCATTAGGAATGGGGTTCCTCAAGGATCTGTATTGGCCCCCTCCTGTttatactatattatattaatgatctAGCCGCTCTCAACCTCAAAGGGAAGCTAATTCGTCAGCGCGGGATCCATCTCTTCCGCAGAGCGTTATTAACGAGTACCAGCACAAAATAAAATGCTGTTTCGATGAAAACAGGTTAGCTTTAAATACttctaaaactaaatttatggtttttttaatcACACTCTCTCCTAGAATATCCTTACAAATTCACAATAGTTTCGTTCAGAGAGTGGGTGAGTATAAGTTCCTGGGACTAATGATCGACCAAAACTTAAAGTGGGATGTTGACATTAATAAGCTATTAAAAAGTCTATCATCAGCTATTTACGCAATAAGAATAGTAGCTATGGAGATTGATAATCCAGGCATCTCAAAACTACTCAAAAGAAGTATATTATGCCCCTTTTGAATCTCACCTGAGGTATGACATCCTGTTCTTTGGTTACTGTACTGCTACTAACTTACATTCTCTGTTTCTTCTGCAGAAGAGAGCTGTTAGAGTCTTATCATGTGCAGACTATAGGGACCACTGTAAGCCTCTGTTTCAACACTACAAAATACTAACTCTATATGATCTTattttgtttgaaacatttcGTCACTGTCATTCTAATACCTTTCAACTAATATACATAATTACCAAACACGTTCTAGACAAAACCTTCAGGTACCTCGGTCTCGGAGCACTTTAAGTAGAAATACTATTTTCCACTATGGAAAAAGCATGTATAATTTAttgccttaaattaaaaattttcattaaaaaagttttattgagaTCTGCTAATTATTCTTTCACAGAATTTCTTGACCTATCTATACCTATGTTGCGGATCCTTAATCACGTGTAATTTGCGTGCATTTATGTTtaggttaattttattttatttctactgtACCTCTAAGTACACTTTGTAATTGTTTGTTATatgtttattgtaaatttaggAATGCTTTTCAATAAACTTTTGACTTCGACTTTATGCATTATATTTATGAATGTggatatatgaaataaataaacaaataaataaaatactaagtAATAAAGTTGATTTTCCACAATTGCTTCTATTGGTCCTCAAGCAATACCTATTTTGTTTCAACCCAACGTTCTACTTACTTTAGAAATTAGATATCTTTGCATGAAGTactatttaagagaaaaaacatTTACGCTTCATGTAACAGacacttgaaatatttttttttggttttacaaTTAAGAAGCTTTATTATTGATCGCTCTGTAATTGGACGTTAGTCTGTAGATTATTTCTtgtattcaataaataaataaattatgggGCATGAAATGCTCCTTCTTTTAGCCCAAATAACTTTGAAGGATATTGATAAAAACAGCCAAAATTAATGGATCAAAttcaaacattatttatttattactatctACAACTAATTATGATACAACTAATCATATTATTTGACATCTTACTGCACTGAGTTACTGCTCTTTCTCTCTCTCAATGTCAATCACGTTTCAACCCAAGTGGAAATCCACCGTCAGGAATAAAATTAAGCGAAGCATTATCAAACTTCAACGGGACGGCAGTTTCTTCCGTTGTAACCAAAGAAAACTCCTTCAGCAAGTGAAACAGGACCAGTTTCACTTCCAATAGGGCAAATCGGGATCCTATACAGGCCCTCGGTCCGACCCCGAACGGGAAATACGTGTAGGGCGTAAGTTTTCCCTTATTTTCCTCGGAAAAACGTTCGGGAATGAACTTTTCCGGCTCCGGATAGTATTTGGGGTCACGGTGGAGGCCGTAAACCGGGATCCAAAAGCTCATGCCGACCTCAAAGTGGATTTTTCGCTCGTACGGTTCGGTTGGTTCTAAGGTGTAGGGCTTGACGCAGACTCGGTCGGCTGCTGGGGCCACAGGCCACTTCCTTAAAGATTCTAACAAAGAACATAGTTTTGGAGGTGTTCCTTGAACCTATTAGGCGTAAATTTTACCAGAAATAACCATATCCAGATATTTCATCTCAAGAATATCTTCATAGGAAGGCTTGCCATTCGCTCTCTCGTTAGTCTCCTTAATTTCCTTTTTGAGTTTGTCCTGGATTTCTGGATTAATGGCCAATTCATAGCAGGTGTAACACATAGCCATTGATACGGTATCGAATCCAGCCAAGAAAAATATCACGGCCTGAGAGGCGATATCCATATCGGTAATATTCACCTGCTTCTTAGCTTTAACTAAATATCAAATGTAGCTTTTGTCATTTTTAGCCATGTCAAGCCTTACCGTGCTCCTGGACAACTGCAAACCCTGTATCCGGCACCAGATCGTTTTCCTCCTTAGTGGATTGTCCATTTTTCACCTCCAGCAGCAAATTGATCATGTCCGGCCGTACGATTTTTTGCTCCTCGCGTACCTTAATGGTTTCCTTGATGGTTTTGATGAAGAACTCTTCGGCTTTTCCAGGAAGAAACGTTATGCCGAAGATCTAAGAATATTCCAATCAATTTCCGAACTAAAAAATTCATTCATCCTAACCTTAAACAACCAGGGGCACAGTATAATCCCAATAAACCTAAGCAGAAACCAAAAGCCATTAAAATTGGTCATAACTTTGCCCATTTTGTAGAATTCATTGTCAGGATTCTCCAGAGAGTCCACTTTAATGCCAAAAGCGGTGGAGGCAATCACGTCATTAGTAAACCTTCAAAAACCCATTTTAAACACTAAAATTGTAAATGCCGCAATACCTCTTAACCTGGTAAAAGAATCTTTCAGCTCCAACCGGATCAGTTGctcatttttattcttaaaatgcTCGGAAAACTTCACGGCCTCTTCGTAGATCAAATGGTACAATGCGCGCATTTTACTGCTGGTAAAGGAACCGGATAAGAGAGCCCTCATATCCCTCCAGGTTTgacctaaacaataaaaaaaaattgaaaaacttccGGCCGAGAGTTTTAAACGTAGGTCCGCCGTGTTAATTGGGGAGGCGGGCGGGCCTACAAGCGTATATTTCGGCCGTTGATACctattaatttagataaatgCATATAAATGAAGTGTAAAGAAATAACgagttttttgtcttttttattgttattggcATAACAGTGTCTTTCTCTAATAAATAATTGatgtagaataaaaaaaaaatttttttgagaacatttttaattttaattggccTCGTTgccatgattttttttcttctagaaCTCGACGTTTCGGCTCTGAGTgacctttaaataataatttgttggCACTTATTGAGTCCCTAAAAACAATAAACTATCACAAGAATcgataataaaaagttaaaaacagctgaaaaaataagttattgGCATAAGTCTGTTTCTCTCCAACACATTATCTTATGGTTAAagggaatttattttaatgtaattttaactcaactgcctggaattgtaaaataattttaatttaaaattcaattataaattatttcattaattattattttagggaCCTaagacataattttaattaaaatgcttgaAATTTTACAATTTCTACTGCTCAACTTTctacaataattttaacttacccgtctcaataataaattaattaataaattatttcaggcaattggggtataattttaattaaaaaacttgtatataaaatttcaaacgtATCGGTTGGCTAGTTTTTGATTAcggtttttgttttgatttttgatatctgtaaaacaaatttttttttaaaagttttgaaacttttttggaaaatccaGAAACAAGTGTCCaatcagttttaataaaaaaccattgtacaaatgctcaaaaaattaaaaaaaaaaattctttcaaaaaaaaattttccctttttaaaattatggagTTTTTCTGGAAAACCCTGAGACAATGGGTgtcaaatgaattttaataaagaaccTATGTACAGATTTTCAAATGTTTCTGTTAActgatttttgagttatgggtattttgtgaatttttgaaattttttttttttttttaattttcgatttttttttggaaaccctgaaacaggtgtccaatcaattctATTAGAGAATccgtgtacaaattttgaaacatATCTGTCggctggtttttgagttatgagtattgtgtgaatttttgaaaaaaaaaatgatttttgaaaatcaaattttttttttcaaaattttcgaatttttttggaaaatcctgaaacaggtgtccaatcaattttattagagaatccgtgtacaaattttgaaacatATCTGTCggctggtttttgagttatgagtattgtgtgaatttttgaaaaaaaaattatttttgaaaaaaaattttttttttcaaaatttttgaatttttttgaaaaatcctgaaacaggtgtctaatTAATTCTATTAGAGAATccgtgtacaaattttgaaacatATCGGTCggctggtttttgagttatgagtattgtgtgaatttttgaaaaaaattttttttttttaaattttcgattttttttggaaacccTGAAACAGGTATCCAATCAATTCTATTAGAGAAtccgtgtacaaattttcagacaTATCTGTCggctggtttttgagttataagtattgggtgaatttttgaaaaaaaaattttttccaaaattttcgatttttttgaaaaatcctgaaacaggtgtccaatcaattctATTAGAGAATccgtgtacaaattttgaaacatATCTGTCggctggtttttgagttatgagtattgtgtgaatttttgaaaaattttttttttttcaaaatttttgattttttttggaaaccctgaaacaggtgtccaatcaattttattagagaatccgtgtacaaattttcagacaTATCTGTCggctggtttttgagttatgagtattgtgtgaatttttgaaaaaaaaattatttttgaaaaaaaattttttttttcaaaatttttgaatttttttgaaaaatcctgaaacaggtgtccaatcaattttattagagaatccgtgtacaaattttgaaacatATCTGTCggctggtttttgagttataagtattgtgtgaatttttgaaaaaaatttttttgtttcaaaattttcgattttttttggaaaccctgaaacaggtgtccaatcaattttattagagaatccgtgtacaaattttgaaacatATCTGTCggctggtttttgagttatgagtattgtgtgaatttttgaaaaaaaaaatgatttttgaaaaacaaatttttttttcaaaattttcgaatttttttggaaaatcctgaaacaggtgtccaatcaattttaatagaaaatccgtgtacaaattttgaaacatATCTGTCggctggtttttgagttatgagtattgtgtgaatttttgaaaaaaaaaatgatttttgaaaaacaaatttttttttcaaaattttcgaatttttttggaaaatcctgaaacaggtgtccaatcaattttaatagaaaatccgtgtacaaattttgaaacatATCGATCggctggtttttgagttatgagtattgtgtgaatttttgaaaaaaattttttttttcaaaattttcgattttttttggaaaccctgaaacaggtgtccaatcaattttattagagaatccgtgtacaaattttgaaacatATCTGTCggctggtttttgagttatgagtattgtgtgaatttttgaaaaaaaaaattatttttgaaaaacaaattttttttttcaaaattttcgaatttttttggaaaatcctgaaacaggtgtccaatcaattttaATAGAGAATccgtgtacaaattttgaaacatATCTGTCggctggtttttgagttatgagtattgtgtgaatttttgaaaaaaattttttttttttaaattttcgattttttttggaaaccctgaaacaggtgtccaatcaattttattagagaatctgtgtacaaattttgaaacatATCGATCggctggtttttgagttatgagtattgtgtaaatttttgaaaaaaattttttttttcaaaattttcgattttttttggaaaccctgaaacaggtgtccaatcaattttattagagaatccgtgtacaaattttgaaacatA of the Anthonomus grandis grandis chromosome 3, icAntGran1.3, whole genome shotgun sequence genome contains:
- the LOC126734715 gene encoding cytochrome P450 9e2-like translates to MFWIAVIVVLLGLITWKFYLKPYRVWRNMGVPQTNPVIFFGDTWATFFKFMSLPQWMSWIYNKHPESKYTGMYQFTIPVLAVRDPAMIRQLAVKDFDYFTDHNSFTISDDIDPLWSGNLFSLKGQTWRDMRALLSGSFTSSKMRALYHLIYEEAVKFSEHFKNKNEQLIRLELKDSFTRFTNDVIASTAFGIKVDSLENPDNEFYKMGKVMTNFNGFWFLLRFIGIILCPWLFKIFGITFLPGKAEEFFIKTIKETIKVREEQKIVRPDMINLLLEVKNGQSTKEENDLVPDTGFAVVQEHVKAKKQVNITDMDIASQAVIFFLAGFDTVSMAMCYTCYELAINPEIQDKLKKEIKETNERANGKPSYEDILEMKYLDMVISESLRKWPVAPAADRVCVKPYTLEPTEPYERKIHFEVGMSFWIPVYGLHRDPKYYPEPEKFIPERFSEENKGKLTPYTYFPFGVGPRACIGSRFALLEVKLVLFHLLKEFSLVTTEETAVPLKFDNASLNFIPDGGFPLGLKRD